A section of the Hirschia baltica ATCC 49814 genome encodes:
- a CDS encoding LL-diaminopimelate aminotransferase gives MKLEFHKIRRLPPYVFEQVNRKAAELRAAGADIIDLGMGNPDLPTPKHIIDKLCETAYKPKANRYSASRGIPGLRRAAAAYYDRRFGVELDPNKHIVATLGSKEGFANLAQAISAPGDVIIAPNPSYPLHTFGFLIAGASMRHIKANSPEEYLAGMDKAIRHSVPKPTAMVLCYPANPTAQVADLDFYKEAVRIAKQHEIWILSDLAYTEIYFDDPPPSVLQVEGAMDIAIETTSLSKTYAMAGWRMGFAAGNERLVAALARVKSYLDYGAFTPVQVAAAAALNGPQECVVEMREIYRSRRDVLIESFTRAGWEVPSPRASMFAWAPIPEEFRHLGSLEFSLRLIEQAHVAVAPGAGFGEYGDGHVRIALVENEQRIRQAARNIRRFIEAGPNNSEPVISAGE, from the coding sequence ATGAAGTTGGAATTTCACAAGATCAGACGTCTTCCTCCCTACGTGTTCGAGCAGGTAAACCGCAAAGCGGCCGAGCTACGAGCGGCGGGCGCGGACATTATTGATCTTGGTATGGGAAATCCAGATTTACCGACACCCAAGCACATTATCGATAAATTATGTGAAACTGCATACAAGCCAAAAGCGAATCGGTATTCCGCCTCTAGAGGGATTCCCGGATTACGGCGCGCTGCTGCAGCCTATTATGATCGCCGTTTCGGCGTGGAATTGGACCCGAATAAGCATATTGTTGCGACATTAGGATCTAAAGAGGGCTTTGCGAATCTAGCGCAGGCTATTTCTGCGCCGGGTGATGTGATTATTGCGCCAAACCCATCATACCCTCTGCATACATTTGGGTTTTTGATAGCTGGTGCTTCCATGCGTCATATCAAAGCTAATTCACCGGAAGAATATTTAGCTGGAATGGATAAGGCGATTCGCCATTCCGTGCCTAAACCGACCGCTATGGTATTGTGTTACCCTGCAAACCCGACAGCGCAGGTTGCGGATTTGGATTTCTATAAAGAAGCGGTGCGGATTGCGAAGCAGCATGAAATCTGGATTTTGTCGGATCTGGCATACACAGAGATATATTTTGACGATCCACCACCATCAGTCCTTCAAGTAGAAGGTGCTATGGACATAGCAATTGAGACAACATCATTGTCTAAAACCTATGCAATGGCTGGTTGGAGAATGGGGTTTGCTGCAGGTAATGAGCGTCTTGTTGCAGCTCTCGCGCGCGTAAAATCTTATCTTGATTATGGTGCTTTTACGCCCGTTCAAGTTGCCGCTGCTGCTGCTTTGAATGGGCCGCAAGAATGTGTTGTGGAAATGCGTGAGATATATCGTTCCCGCCGTGATGTGCTGATCGAGAGTTTCACAAGAGCTGGTTGGGAGGTTCCATCACCACGCGCATCTATGTTCGCTTGGGCTCCTATTCCAGAAGAATTTCGTCATCTAGGTTCATTGGAGTTTTCACTTCGCTTAATTGAGCAAGCGCATGTTGCTGTCGCACCGGGCGCAGGGTTTGGCGAGTATGGTGATGGTCATGTTCGTATTGCACTTGTTGAAAACGAACAACGGATAAGACAGGCTGCTAGAAATATACGTCGCTTCATTGAAGCTGGCCCAAATAATTCAGAACCAGTCATAAGTGCTGGAGAGTAG
- a CDS encoding homoserine dehydrogenase produces MTEQNKLRIGIAGLGNVGVGLVKLVNDQESLRLPGEMVISAVSARSKTRDRGIDLSGIRWEDDPVKLAISDDIDVYVELIGGSDGPARLSIEAALKAGKHVVTANKAVVAEHGEELARLAEENNVHLLFDAAVAGGVPIVRVIRDSLSSVNISRVSGILNGTCNYILSEMLTTGQEYSPVLAEAQKLGYAESDPYLDVSGMDAAHKALILSVLAFGAKPDFSKVLVSGVDQIDGVDILLSQKMGYRIRLVAEAVKNDSGVRCNVAPVLYKAEHPLAQITGPTNAVMVEGEPLGSVTMAGPGAGEGPTASAVMGDIARVLQGPATPPFGTPVAKLNERMVRAVGDGPETTWFIRTRLSDKSGALASLSKALAVCDVSIDQMHQDSSAGQLGAPIAIMTHPCTRKAAESAAAMVEELDTCVDKPRVLRVEA; encoded by the coding sequence ATGACAGAACAAAATAAACTTCGCATAGGAATAGCTGGGCTGGGTAATGTCGGTGTTGGGCTTGTAAAACTCGTCAATGATCAGGAATCACTTCGTCTGCCGGGTGAAATGGTAATTTCTGCTGTATCAGCGAGAAGTAAGACACGCGATCGCGGTATCGACCTTTCAGGTATCCGCTGGGAAGATGATCCAGTGAAACTGGCAATATCAGATGATATAGATGTTTATGTTGAATTGATTGGTGGATCTGATGGGCCGGCGCGGCTTTCTATTGAGGCTGCTCTAAAGGCAGGAAAGCATGTTGTTACGGCGAACAAAGCAGTCGTTGCAGAGCATGGTGAAGAGTTGGCTAGGTTAGCTGAAGAAAACAATGTGCATCTTCTTTTTGATGCAGCTGTTGCTGGCGGTGTTCCTATTGTTCGCGTTATTCGCGATAGCTTATCCAGCGTAAATATCTCGCGCGTGTCGGGTATTTTGAATGGAACATGTAATTACATTTTATCTGAAATGTTGACGACCGGGCAGGAATACTCACCTGTTCTAGCAGAAGCCCAGAAGCTTGGTTATGCCGAATCAGATCCATATCTGGATGTCTCTGGTATGGATGCAGCTCATAAAGCACTTATCCTGTCGGTATTGGCATTTGGTGCGAAACCAGATTTCTCAAAAGTGTTGGTTTCTGGTGTGGACCAGATTGACGGGGTTGATATCCTTTTATCGCAAAAAATGGGATATCGTATCAGGCTGGTCGCTGAGGCTGTCAAAAACGATTCAGGTGTGCGCTGTAATGTTGCTCCAGTTCTGTACAAAGCTGAGCACCCTCTTGCGCAAATCACAGGCCCAACGAATGCCGTTATGGTAGAAGGTGAGCCTTTGGGAAGCGTGACTATGGCTGGTCCGGGTGCGGGTGAAGGTCCAACTGCTTCAGCTGTGATGGGAGACATTGCGCGTGTGCTGCAAGGCCCCGCAACGCCCCCATTTGGTACACCTGTTGCCAAATTGAATGAGAGAATGGTGCGTGCTGTCGGTGATGGTCCCGAGACCACATGGTTTATTCGTACCCGTTTATCTGATAAATCTGGTGCATTGGCGTCTTTGTCTAAAGCTTTAGCAGTTTGTGATGTTTCGATTGATCAGATGCATCAAGATTCAAGTGCAGGGCAATTGGGTGCACCGATAGCTATAATGACTCATCCATGTACAAGAAAAGCGGCAGAATCTGCAGCTGCCATGGTTGAAGAATTGGATACATGTGTTGATAAACCGCGTGTGTTACGCGTTGAGGCATGA
- the glpX gene encoding class II fructose-bisphosphatase codes for MTSNALNPTYADAMVRVTERAAVASETMVGRGDEKAADQAAVDAMRTALNEVVMQGRIVIGEGERDEAPMLYIGEEVGTGKGAEIDIALDPLEGTTLTAKAMPNALAVLAIAPRGGLLHAPDVYMDKIAVGPGYPEGVIDLDKSTIENAKSVAAAKGVSVDQLNVCVLDRTRHAKIIEDLRSLGIRISLISDGDVAGIINTTNPDTGIDMYIGSGGAPEGVLAAAALKCVGGQMQGRLTFRNDDERGRASRIGITDFDKKYDLHELCSKDAVFAATGVTDGGLLSGVKRRNGKVYTDSVVMSSFDGVVRTVKSTYPG; via the coding sequence ATGACTTCTAATGCTTTGAATCCAACATATGCAGATGCGATGGTGCGCGTAACAGAACGTGCAGCTGTTGCGTCAGAGACAATGGTCGGTCGCGGCGATGAAAAAGCAGCTGATCAAGCTGCGGTGGATGCGATGCGTACAGCTTTGAACGAAGTTGTTATGCAGGGCCGCATTGTTATTGGTGAAGGTGAGCGCGACGAAGCTCCAATGCTTTACATTGGTGAAGAAGTTGGAACGGGTAAAGGCGCTGAAATTGATATTGCGCTTGACCCATTGGAAGGCACAACACTAACAGCGAAAGCAATGCCGAATGCATTGGCAGTTCTTGCTATCGCGCCACGCGGCGGTTTGCTGCACGCGCCAGACGTCTACATGGATAAAATTGCGGTTGGTCCCGGTTATCCTGAAGGTGTTATCGATTTAGATAAATCAACAATTGAAAACGCTAAATCTGTTGCCGCTGCTAAAGGTGTTTCAGTTGATCAGTTAAACGTATGTGTTCTGGACCGGACGCGTCACGCAAAAATAATTGAAGACCTGCGTTCATTGGGTATCCGCATCTCTTTGATTTCTGATGGGGATGTGGCTGGTATTATCAACACAACCAACCCTGACACTGGCATTGACATGTATATCGGTTCTGGTGGGGCGCCTGAAGGTGTTCTTGCAGCGGCTGCGCTAAAATGTGTGGGTGGGCAGATGCAAGGTCGTCTTACATTCCGCAATGATGATGAGCGCGGACGTGCGTCACGTATCGGTATTACAGATTTTGACAAAAAATACGATCTTCACGAGCTTTGTTCAAAAGATGCAGTCTTTGCCGCAACTGGTGTAACAGATGGTGGCCTGCTTTCTGGTGTGAAACGTCGCAATGGGAAAGTTTATACCGACTCAGTCGTGATGTCTTCTTTTGATGGTGTTGTGCGTACTGTGAAGTCTACATACCCAGGCTAA
- a CDS encoding HAD-IIB family hydrolase, with protein MPNLIVFTDLDGTLLDHSNYSYVSAKPALIALKELQIPLILASSKTSVEINSLREEIGFSDCPAIVENGAGLLAPGQTSFETQDASDYTRLTQIIANAPEKLRQFYKGFNDWSIEELVEITGLPRESAFNAAKRQFSEPGLWTGTDEMKEAFSEYLSQNGVSYRHGGRFMTLSFGATKGQRIEEICLRYTKPDKQIISLSLGDAPNDVEMLLATDYGVIISNEHSVGIPELPEESNGKIIRTTKTGPAGWNDAVLDFISKHSGSNPQIKNTPKTESEKDIG; from the coding sequence ATGCCCAACCTTATCGTTTTTACTGATTTGGACGGTACTTTACTCGATCATTCAAACTATAGCTATGTTTCAGCTAAGCCTGCTTTGATTGCACTTAAAGAGCTTCAAATACCTCTAATTCTTGCCAGTTCAAAAACATCCGTTGAGATCAATTCACTACGTGAAGAAATTGGTTTCAGTGATTGTCCTGCCATTGTTGAAAATGGTGCCGGTCTACTTGCCCCAGGGCAAACCAGTTTTGAAACGCAAGATGCATCCGATTATACACGGCTTACACAAATCATAGCCAATGCCCCGGAAAAACTTCGCCAATTCTATAAAGGCTTTAATGACTGGTCCATTGAAGAACTAGTGGAAATTACAGGCCTGCCCCGTGAGAGTGCCTTCAACGCTGCTAAACGCCAATTTTCTGAACCTGGCCTATGGACTGGGACAGACGAAATGAAAGAAGCATTCTCCGAATATTTATCTCAAAACGGTGTAAGTTACCGCCATGGTGGCCGCTTCATGACTTTGTCCTTTGGTGCAACAAAAGGCCAGCGCATAGAAGAAATCTGCCTTCGATACACAAAACCTGACAAACAGATTATTTCTCTGTCTTTAGGAGATGCTCCAAACGACGTCGAAATGCTGCTAGCTACAGACTATGGTGTTATTATCTCTAATGAGCATTCAGTTGGCATTCCCGAGCTACCTGAAGAATCTAATGGCAAAATTATACGTACGACTAAAACTGGGCCAGCTGGTTGGAATGATGCCGTGCTTGACTTCATCTCCAAACATTCAGGCTCTAACCCCCAAATAAAAAACACCCCAAAGACCGAAAGCGAGAAAGACATTGGCTGA
- a CDS encoding PHA/PHB synthase family protein — translation MEYDKPQNPEFHQSDENEDLKERLVSLSTEFHRLLAEIIHYDDTTSTQTVHMFMALDTLQRSFGTNSKKLIQAQQDLAQRLANAAKITLDQDTNALQENNHSEVQRIENSMFSDDLWQKYPLFDFLSQSYLVCTEWLRDLITQAENLSDSERQEIQYYLHQLMTSLSPANNFFTNPVAIQKFVETKGRSLEKGLENLIQDYDSDYKHLNISQSDMNAFEIGKHVATTKGQIVFKNELIELIRFDASQGEVYERPLLIFPPWINKYYVLDLQAKNSLIAWLRDQGFTVYVISWRNGDNVTRDLNWDDYAGLGGLAAIEYVYEAHKTAINIAGYCIGGTMLSTLSAYLFKKKDQRINSLTFMSAQTDFSQAGMMNVVVSEKTFSDTAAAIVKNKGLMPGELMSDGFNTLRPQRLIWQCVENNYLLGNDVKPFDLLFWNGDQTNIPGPLHLTYLQNFYLENQLPKGEFTIFDEKVSLSDVTCPVFIHAAAGDHIAPYESVYKGRHLFGGPTKFILAESGHIAGVVNPPINNKYGHWSGGTPTLKTGAEWKASAKYQKRSWWPALAEWLSQHSGEKTAPPQTIPGAPPAPGEYVRTKLADIHQWRKS, via the coding sequence ATGGAATATGATAAACCTCAAAATCCAGAATTTCATCAATCTGATGAAAATGAAGATTTAAAAGAACGCTTAGTCAGTCTTTCGACAGAGTTTCACAGACTCTTAGCTGAAATTATACATTATGACGACACTACATCCACACAAACTGTGCACATGTTTATGGCTCTGGACACATTACAGCGCAGTTTTGGCACAAATTCTAAAAAACTCATTCAAGCCCAACAAGATTTAGCACAACGCCTTGCAAATGCAGCAAAAATCACTCTAGACCAAGACACAAATGCCCTTCAGGAAAACAATCATTCTGAAGTACAACGTATTGAAAACTCTATGTTTTCAGATGATCTTTGGCAAAAATATCCCTTGTTTGACTTTCTCAGTCAGTCCTATCTTGTCTGTACAGAATGGTTGAGAGATCTAATTACTCAGGCTGAAAATCTATCTGATTCCGAAAGACAAGAAATTCAATACTATTTGCATCAATTGATGACCTCTCTTTCACCGGCAAATAATTTTTTCACAAACCCGGTCGCCATTCAAAAATTTGTTGAAACAAAAGGCCGTTCACTCGAAAAAGGGCTTGAGAATTTAATTCAAGATTATGACAGTGATTACAAACACTTAAACATCAGCCAAAGTGATATGAATGCATTTGAAATTGGCAAGCATGTCGCCACCACCAAAGGCCAGATAGTCTTTAAAAACGAGCTGATCGAACTCATTCGTTTCGATGCATCTCAAGGTGAGGTTTATGAACGGCCCCTTTTGATTTTTCCACCTTGGATCAACAAATATTATGTTCTTGATTTACAAGCAAAAAATTCACTTATTGCATGGTTACGCGACCAAGGATTTACGGTGTATGTCATTTCTTGGCGCAATGGCGATAACGTCACCCGCGACCTCAATTGGGACGATTATGCAGGACTAGGCGGATTAGCTGCAATCGAATATGTTTATGAAGCGCACAAAACTGCCATTAATATCGCCGGATATTGCATTGGTGGCACAATGCTTTCAACGCTATCTGCATATCTATTTAAGAAAAAAGACCAGCGTATCAACAGCTTAACATTTATGTCAGCTCAAACTGACTTTTCTCAAGCTGGCATGATGAATGTCGTGGTTAGCGAAAAAACATTTTCCGACACTGCCGCCGCAATAGTCAAAAATAAAGGCCTAATGCCCGGTGAACTTATGTCGGATGGGTTCAACACATTACGGCCTCAAAGGCTTATCTGGCAGTGCGTTGAAAACAACTATCTTCTGGGAAATGACGTAAAGCCATTCGATTTATTATTTTGGAATGGTGACCAAACCAATATTCCCGGTCCTCTTCACCTTACTTACTTGCAAAATTTTTATCTAGAGAATCAACTCCCTAAAGGTGAATTTACGATTTTTGACGAGAAAGTTTCACTTTCAGATGTTACCTGCCCAGTCTTTATTCACGCTGCCGCAGGCGATCACATTGCGCCTTATGAATCAGTCTACAAAGGCAGGCACCTATTTGGAGGACCGACAAAATTCATCCTCGCAGAATCAGGGCATATTGCAGGCGTCGTGAACCCTCCTATCAATAATAAATATGGCCACTGGAGCGGCGGAACGCCTACTTTAAAAACGGGTGCGGAATGGAAGGCATCAGCAAAGTACCAAAAACGCAGCTGGTGGCCCGCTTTGGCCGAATGGTTATCCCAACACTCAGGCGAGAAAACAGCTCCTCCCCAAACTATTCCAGGTGCACCTCCAGCACCCGGCGAATATGTCAGAACCAAATTAGCGGATATTCACCAATGGCGAAAAAGTTAA